One Rhizoctonia solani chromosome 1, complete sequence DNA window includes the following coding sequences:
- a CDS encoding Retrotransposable element Tf2 protein yields MELRMNQLRRRHYRDQRGQWDRRCSRASTRARVEDPVEIERRLKRQRSDAARESAEPVSTGGGPDVEMEDPDRAAKRARTTPMPDGSPVDTSQSAALAVSAGDVAPHAEEVKTPVDEAAKIADTYAMSLDAPPRAIIPMPDQEPEKPPPPFHIDESRNSIPHAVSTIPSTRSGVPHPYSCRSSRSSRHSIPTHSQPPSRSASPTLQDLPRMEQEPFLTALLEAITALTATVGSLQDQIKSQSQELIQLKAICKETANLLGNKDQGGAQTQPGPLTGPITPPTQTGGEAHSPATVRPGLKAPFRPSRGTGYNSEEEEDRQAPKREPCNTPRRGLSSLTPFDSGSSATQWLDRMLLWVALHRDQFDEEEQMVVWILYHMTDKAVDWALPLIGAIIKGEGNPPTTIPALTAKFKEAFANPNAKRAAARKIAALTQTTTTSEYVTKFCNLMAELDWNTEAYIAQFMRGLHWKVKELLSTKDNIPNDDLEAIFAASVKIDNTCWENKENRPKKAPAKSRPPWPPPPLPLLNGSDYQRIPITLPWRKGTAAARLAFVSSAVKKGMASNSALTSRTAAKPPTKKMDNLDSVEFVSLALDSNKKPLLFINLYVQKFPAEPLKTLIDSGATSNFISPLIVEKYKIPKTQLKNPQVVRMLDGSPHRLGQWPHPLHPILVCPIGNTPAILGMTWLTTEAPLIDWQQGLVTFPEQVQIASKEEADSDPLADLPPQYHEFAKVFGEEEFKVLPPHREYDISIDLVPDAKLPPGPIYGMTNAESKARRPGHVVKKVDGSLQLVVDYRKLNDVTHKNVYPLPRQDDLMAKLRHAKIFTKLDLRWGYNNVQIKKGNEWKTAFRTKYGLFEYLVMPFGLTNAPAAFQHFMNNLFCNLIDITVVIYLDDILIFSKNPKDHPTHVREVLSRLMKNQLFCKLSKCHFHVTTVDYLGIVISPAGFSMDQKKIKAVTTWPTPRTVKQVQAFLGFENPWTWGTLEEAAFQELKSLVTQSPVLAHSNPELPYYLETDASGVAMGAILSQRGKDNRLHPVAYMSKSFSGAKANYDTHNKELLAIIKALEEWRIFLEAADRPIQVFTDHRNLEYWMQAQTFNRRHARWQIFLNFNFEIHYCPGKQSGKPDALSRRLDYTDSPQEPEIMLPAEVFANTSEAELKIVTEIQDKLKDNPSLEPIIQFLTEDADNAPPSIRKAYRDYDWEEDLLWYQGKLVVPDSEILKERLLREFHDSPLAGHPGQQRTLELLSRNYWWPGMKSSAKEWVECCPTCQANCCAHAPVIALKPLEVPPFPFHTISYDFITGFPKSSGHDAILVVIDSFSKFGHFIPTTKKITAKGLADLFITHIWKLHGLPVKTILDQGTTFTGKFLKALYQRLGIKPSFSLAYHPESDGQTEQVNQFIKFYLRSYVAANHSDWATWLQLAEYAYNNAKHAATGKTPFELVYGRNPVMNPSNVPANVPEADAVADTLAREWKEAEAALRMSKERMTRNQGTVSEYSIGKRVWLDGRNIELRTNSNKLDPKQLGPFKVIEKISSHAYCLELPESLKIHNVFYVGLLSRSHESPSQPFPERPPPEQ; encoded by the exons ATGGAACTACGGATGAACCAGCTCCGTCGCCGTCATTATCGAGACCAGCGAGGTCAATGGGACCGACGCTGCAGTCGTGCAAGTACCCGTGCCCGTG TGGAAGATCCGGTGGAGATTGAACGGCGTTTAAAGAGACAACGGAGCGATGCGGCGAGAGAGAGCGCAGAGCCTGTATCCACAGGAGGTGGCCCAGATGTGGAAATGGAAGATCCGGATCGAGCAGCGAAGCGGGCCAGGACTACACCAATGCCCGACGGATCCCCGGTCGATACGTCACAGAGCGCCGCGCTCGCCGTCTCGGCAGGTGATGTAGCCCCCCACGCAGAGGAGGTTAAGACCCCTGTCGATGAGGCTGCGAAGATCGCAGACACGTATGCAATGTCGCTCGACGCACCTCCCCGAGCTATCATACCCATGCCAGATCAGGAACCGGAGAAACCCCCACCACCCTTCCACATTGACGAGTCGC GCAACTCtatcccccacgccgtctccaccataccatccacacgctctggcgtccctcacccctactcttgccgctccagccgctccagccgccattccattccaacccattcccaaccaccctctcgcagcgcatctcccactttgcaagacttgccaaggatggaacagGAGCCGTTCCTtaccgctctccttgaggctatcacagccctcaccgccactgttgggtccttgcaggaccaaatcaaatcacaaaGCCAAGAGCTCATccagctcaaggccatatgcaaggaaaccgccaacctacttggcaacaaggaccaaggaggagcccaaacccagcctggcccattgactgggcctatcacccctcctactcAGACaggaggagaagcccacTCTCCAgcaacggttaggcctgggctcaaggcccccttccgcccttcaaggggcacagggtacaactcagaagaagaggaagacagGCAAGCCCCCAAAAGGGAACCTTGCAACACGCCTAGGCGGggcctcagctcccttaccccctttgactcagggtccagt GCTACCCAGTGGCTTGACAGGATGCTGCTCTGGGTTGCTCTTCACAGGGATCAatttgatgaggaggagcagatggttgtgtggatactctaccacatgacagacaaagcAGTCGATTGGGCGCTCCCCCTTATtggggccatcatcaagggagagGGCAACCCTccaaccaccatcccggccttgacggccaaattcaaggaggcatttgccaATCCCAACGCTAAACGGGCAGCCGCCAGAAAGATTGCCGCGctgactcagacaaccaccacgtctgagtatgtTACCAAATtctgcaacctcatggcggaacttgactggaacactgaggcatacattgcccagtttatgcgcggccttcactggaaggtaaaGGAACTCTTGTCCACTAAAGACAACATTCCCAACGATGACCTTGAGGCTATATTCGCCGCCtcggtcaaaattgacaacacttgttgggaaaacaaggaaaaccgcccaaagaaggcgcctgccaagtcccggccaccgtggccaccacctccactaccactaCTCAACGGGTCCGATTATCAGAGGATCCCAATTACGTTAccctggaggaaagggactgccgccgcgcgtctggcctttgtgtcaagtgcggtcaaaaagggcatggcatcaaacagtgccctaacg tcaaggactgctgccaagcccccaaccaaaaaaatggacaatttagatagcgttgaatttgtatctcttgctctAGACTCGAATAAAAAACCTTTGTTATTTATCaatctatatgtccaaaaattcccggcagaacccctcaaaacactcattgactcaggagccacttcaaactttatctcccctttgattgtggaaaaatataaaatcccaaaaacccaactcaaaaatccacaagttgtgagaatgttagatg gttcacctcaccgtcttggccaatggccacatccactccatcccattcttgtttgccccattggcaacaccccggcaatcctaggcatgacatggttaacaaCAGAAGCCCCtcttattgattggcaacagggactagtcacattccctgaacaagttcaaattgcctccaaggaagaagcggactcagatcctttagcagaccttccccctcagtaccatgagtttgctaaagtttttggcgaagaagaatttaaggttctccctccacatagggagtatgacatctccatagaccttgttccGGACGCCAAACTGCcccctggccccatatatggcatgaccaatgcagaGTCAAAGGC caggcgccccggtcatgttgTAAAAAAGGTTGATGGATCTCTCCaactggttgttgattacaggaagctgaatgacgtaacccacaaaaatgtctacccCCTTCCAAGgcaggatgacctcatggccaaattacGGCACGCCAAAATATTCACAAAGCTTGACTtgcgctggggttacaataacgtacAAATTAAaaaaggcaatgaatggaaaacggctttcAGAACCAAGtatgggctatttgaatacttagtcatgccctttggcctcaccaacgccccagccgcctttcaacactttatgaacaatTTATTCTGCAACCTTATTGACATCACTGTTGTCATCTACCTGGACgatatcctgatcttctccaaAAACCCTAAGGACCATCCAACCCATGTCAGAGAGGTCCTATCCCggctaatgaagaaccaactgttttgcaaactatccaagtgccacttccacgttaCCACAGTGGATTACTTAGGAATTGTCATTTCACcagcaggcttctccatggatcagaagaaaatCAAGGCTGTCACCACCTGGCCCACGCCCAGAACcgtcaaacaagtccaagccttcctaggTTTT GAAAACCCCTGGACATGGGGTACCCTAGAAGAAGCAGCATTCCAGGAATTAAAATcccttgtcacccagtcaccGGTCTTGGCCCACTCTAATCCTGAACTTCCTTactacctggaaacagatgcatccggagtagccatgggagcaattctTAGCCAAAGAGGGAAAGACAACCGCTTACACCCGGTGGCTTACATGTCAAAATCTTTCTCCGGCGCCAAggctaattatgacacccacaataaggagctcctggccataatcaaggcattagaagaatggcggatTTTCCTAGAGGCAGCGGacagaccaatccaggttttcacagatcatagaaacctggaatattggatgcaggcacaaacGTTTAACAGAAGGCACGCGCGTTGGCAGATCTTCCTgaacttcaactttgaaatacactattgcccaggaaaacagtcaggaaaaccagacgccctgtcTAGAAGGTTGGACTACACGGACAGTCCTCAGGAACCAGAAATCATGCTCCcagcagaggtctttgccaacacatcagAGGCGGAACTCaagattgtcacagaaatccaAGATAAACTGAAGGACAACCCCTCCTTGGAACCCATTATCCAGttcctgacagaagacgCTGACAACGCACCTCCATCCATCCGCAAGGCGTATAGGGATtacgattgggaagaagatctACTCTGGTACCAAGGGAAGCTAGTGGTCCCAGACTCGGAAATCCTGAAAGAACGCTTGCTCagagaattccatgactcacCCCTAGCAGGGCATCCTGGGCAACAAAGAACCCTGGAACTCCTgagccgcaactactggtggccagggatgaaGTCAtctgccaaggaatgggtggaatgctgtccaacctgccaagccaattgtTGCGCCCATGCCCCTGTCATTGCCCTGAagcccttagaagttccccccttcccATTCCATACAATATCctacgacttcatcacaggatttCCCAAGTCTAGCGGGCACGACGCAATCCTGGTGgtaattgactccttctccaaatttggccatttcatcccaaccaccaagaagatcacagccaagggcctAGCAGACCTGTTCATTACTCACATTtggaaacttcatggatTACCAGTCAAGACCATATTGGATCAAGGAACCACATTCACAGGAAAGTTCCTCAAGGCCCTTTATCAACGGTTGGGAATCAAACCATCTTTCTCATTGGCTTATCACCCAGAATcagatggccaaacagaacagGTCAACCAATTCATCaagttctacctcagatcatatGTAGCAGCCAATCACTCAGACTGGGCTACCTGGCTCCAattggcagaatatgcgtacaataatgccaaacatgCCGCCACCGGGAAAACGCCTTTTGAACTGGTCTATGGGAGGAACCCGGTAATGAACCCATCAAACGTCCCAGCCAATGTCCCGGAAGCAGACGCCGTAGCGGATACCCTAGcccgggaatggaaggaagcggAAGCAGCCCTGAGGATGagcaaagaacggatgacCAGGAATCAAGGAACCGTGTCAGAATACTCAATAGGCAAAAGGGTTTGGCTAGATGGAAGAAATATAGAACttaggaccaattcaaacaagTTAGACCCCAAGCAACTTGGTCCCTTCAAAGTCATTGAGAAGATCTCTAGCCACGCTTACTGCCTAGAGCTACCGGAAtccctgaaaatccacaatgtgtTCTATGTGGGATTATTATCCAGAAGCCACGAATCACCAAGTCAGCCCTTCCCGgaaagaccccctcctgaacaatag